From the Malaclemys terrapin pileata isolate rMalTer1 chromosome 13, rMalTer1.hap1, whole genome shotgun sequence genome, one window contains:
- the LOC128848050 gene encoding C-type lectin domain family 2 member D-like, protein MDPAGSVASPDIPGNPESGAEPGNGHSCRLRKHAACTVAVSVVLVILIVAVVVLAVQVLKAQPQCMAWCPDGWIGYRGKCYYFSEAQENWNNSQRLCSALSASLAMIDSEQDLAFMLRYKGISEHWIGLRREQEGQRWKWVNGSVFNNLFPIRGGGNCAYLNDNSVSASRCITERNWVCNKPDAYTSQKNATQRIRS, encoded by the exons ATGGATCCCGCTGGGTCTGTGGCTTCTCCTGATATCCCTGGAAACCCCGAGAGCGGAGCGGAGCCAG GTAACGGCCATAGCTGCAGGCTCAGGAAACATGCTGCATGTACAGTCGCAGTGAGCGTTGTACTTGTCATTCtgattgttgctgttgttgttctgGCAG TGCAGGTACTTAAAGCACAGCCCCAGTGCATGGCCTGGTGCCCAGACGGTTGGATCGGATACCGAGGGAAATGCTACTATTTCTCCGAGGCTCAAGAGAACTGGAACAACAGCCAGAGACTCTGCTCTGCACTCAGCGCCTCCCTGGCTATGATTGACAGCGAGCAGGACCTG GCTTTCATGCTGCGATACAAAGGCATCTCCGAGCACTGGATCGGCCTCAGGAGAGAGCAGGAGGGACAGCGCTGGAAATGGGTGAATGGCTCTGTTTTCAACAACTT GTTCCCGATAAGAGGAGGAGGTAACTGCGCGTACCTGAATGACAACAGCGTCAGCGCTTCAAGGTGCATCACCGAGAGAAACTGGGTCTGCAACAAACCTGATGCGTATACAAGCCAGAAAAACGCGACGCAGAGGATAAGGAGCTGA